A DNA window from Bombus fervidus isolate BK054 unplaced genomic scaffold, iyBomFerv1 scaffold0093, whole genome shotgun sequence contains the following coding sequences:
- the LOC139997469 gene encoding microtubule-associated serine/threonine-protein kinase 2-like isoform X1 codes for MDQNRNRPSRACLRSYGNSASVLVFDQAESEESACSTEAEVQKRPIPPKVESKEAPVRPVSGELSNLVRMRNSAIGKSAPSLSVHVRDFNIPRHAAKAAHRKSFIATTSPTLPRCHSPLSAFVPIVGSPLESTRMSSSRHFAFAPIKRIGRGTTGTGDDRR; via the exons atgGATCAGAACAGGAATAGACCAAGCAGAGCTTGTCTTCGTTCTTATGGCAATTCTGCCAGTGTACTCGTGTTTGATCAAGCTGAAAGCGAAGAATCTGCTTGCAGCACTGAAGCAGAAGTGCAAAAACGTCCAATTCCACCAAAAGTAGAGAGCAAGGAAGCTCCAGTTCGACCtg TTAGTGGAGAATTGTCAAATCTGGTTCGAATGAGGAATTCTGCAATTGGGAAGTCTGCGCCTTCGTTATCCGTTCACGTG CGTGATTTTAACATTCCCCGGCATGCTGCTAAAGCAGCTCATCGTAAATCTTTTATTGCAACAACGTCTCCAACTTTACCACGTTGTCATTCACCATTATCAG CATTTGTCCCGATTGTAGGCAGTCCTCTAGAGAGTACCAGGATGTCATCCAGTCGACATTTTGCTTTTGCTCCAATTAAAAG aattggTAGAGGTACCACAGGAACTGGAGATGACAGACGATGA
- the LOC139997469 gene encoding microtubule-associated serine/threonine-protein kinase 2-like isoform X4 has translation MDQNRNRPSRACLRSYGNSASVLVFDQAESEESACSTEAEVQKRPIPPKVESKEAPVRPVSGELSNLVRMRNSAIGKSAPSLSVHVRDFNIPRHAAKAAHRKSFIATTSPTLPRCHSPLSGSPLESTRMSSSRHFAFAPIKRGTTGTGDDRR, from the exons atgGATCAGAACAGGAATAGACCAAGCAGAGCTTGTCTTCGTTCTTATGGCAATTCTGCCAGTGTACTCGTGTTTGATCAAGCTGAAAGCGAAGAATCTGCTTGCAGCACTGAAGCAGAAGTGCAAAAACGTCCAATTCCACCAAAAGTAGAGAGCAAGGAAGCTCCAGTTCGACCtg TTAGTGGAGAATTGTCAAATCTGGTTCGAATGAGGAATTCTGCAATTGGGAAGTCTGCGCCTTCGTTATCCGTTCACGTG CGTGATTTTAACATTCCCCGGCATGCTGCTAAAGCAGCTCATCGTAAATCTTTTATTGCAACAACGTCTCCAACTTTACCACGTTGTCATTCACCATTATCAG GCAGTCCTCTAGAGAGTACCAGGATGTCATCCAGTCGACATTTTGCTTTTGCTCCAATTAAAAG AGGTACCACAGGAACTGGAGATGACAGACGATGA
- the LOC139997474 gene encoding nuclear RNA export factor 1-like translates to MPKKENKPQWASRGGRCGNFDDKHYFEHDDRVPRNDKGSYLRKRPRESFKTQARPTRDVPRSLALALLDEDVQMATSSNNNNNNNRQVIMTERNRRTQRGRNSPAPHRRYRTSSVPRPKRFPIGETNWYKISIPYGQKYDKDYIINNLLSYIAPETFLPIMYRVFENEANFYVDDEKIAVALFNCDRKITTTNGYKLLVRVSISPFPQCEIDDKLKERLKQAMAKRFVHDTNALDLSRFHRDPDLASDYFCAIFQPAILKAVLDIVSEYIPDLEALNLDGNKLQTIQNLNILNRKFLKLKILYIGDNRIKDINQLDIIKDLKLEELKLAGNPICNKYKSQQYDYISDVRRRFPKLLRLDGTDLPKPITFDVGDEENKIPPSQRMFVANAKAQEIASQFLQQYFLIFDSENRQPLLDAYVEDACFSMTVSYPPRYTNKLDGYLMENKYLTDNRNLYRTDDTNRRQNLLKHGRLPVVSFISEMPRTSHYLNTFTMDINLVTDVMMMITLTGLFKELDKKEQPIRYFNRTFIMVPEGNGCRIRNEQLHISQPTKTQLKQLSSEQQAQMTNPESQTPSISDNAKSLTVQLPEDVKQQMTVTLSQQTNMNLQWSLKCLEEVSWNYDNALSAFQEFYKRGEVPAEAFNK, encoded by the exons ATgccgaaaaaagaaaataaaccgCAATGGGCTAGCCGAGGCGGAAGATGTGGGAATTTTGACGATAAACACTATTTTG AGCACGATGACCGTGTTCCCAGGAACGACAAAGGTTCATATCTTCGTAAGAGGCCTAGAGAATCGTTCAAAACACAAGCAAGACCAACAAGGGATGTGCCTAGAAGTCTGGCATTAGCATTGTTAGATGAAGATGTACAAATGGCAACAagttctaataataataataataataataggcaAGTTATTATgacagaaagaaatagaaggaCGCAACGTGGAAGAAATAGTCCTGCGCCACATAGAAGATATCGGACTAGTTCGGTTCCTAGACCTAAGAGATTTCCAATCGGAGAAACTAATTGgtataaaatttct ATACCATATGGACAGAAATACGATaaagattatataataaataatcttcttaGTTATATAGCACCAGAAACTTTTCTTCCAATAATg TATCGGGTTTTCGAAAATGAAGCCAATTTTTACGTAGACGATGAGAAAATAGCAGTTGCGTTATTTAACTGTGATCGTAAAATTACAACTACTAATGGATACAAATTATTAGTAAGAGTCTCGATATCACCGTTTCCTCAATGTGAAATTGATGACAAACTGAAAGAAAGATTGAAACAAGCTATGGCTAAACGATTTGTGCATGATACAAATGCACTAGACTTGTCAAGGTTCCACAGAGATCCag ATCTTGCTTCCGACTACTTTTGTGCGATATTCCAACCTGCAATATTAAAAGCAGTGTTAGACATTGTATCAGAATACATACCAGATTTAGAGGCATTAAATTTGGATGGAAATAAGTTGCAGACAAtccaaaatttaaatattctgaatagaaaatttttaaagttgaAGATATTGTATATTGGAGATAACAGG ataaaagatattaatcaATTGGATATTATCAAAGATCTGAAATTGGAGGAGCTCAAATTGGCAGGGAACCCTATATGCAACAAGTATAAATCTCAACAATATGATTACATTag TGACGTGCGGAGAAGGTTTCCCAAACTCCTTCGACTG gaTGGTACGGATCTCCCAAAGCCAATCACATTCGATGTGGGGgacgaagaaaacaaaataccCCCTTCTCAGAGGATGTTTGTTGCAAATGCAAAAGCACAAGAAATTGCCAGTCAATTTCTACAGCAATACTTTCTTATATTTGATAGTGAGAATCGCCAACCATTGCTAGATGCGTATGTCGAAGATGCGTGTTTTAGCATGACCGTGTCTTACCCTCCTCGCTATACTAACAA ATTAGATGGATACCTAATGGAAAACAAGTACCTAACGGACAATAGAAACCTGTACAGAACAGACGATACAAACAGAAggcagaatttattaaaacatggTCGTTTGCCCgtagtttcatttatttccgAAATGCCACGAACTTCCCACTATCTGAATACATTCACAATGGACATCAACCTGGTTACA GATGTAATGATGATGATTACACTCACTGGACTGTTCAAAGAGCTTGACAAGAAAGAACAACCTATTCGATACTTTAATCGAACCTTTATAATGGTACCGGAAGGAAATGGTTGCCGTATTCGAAATGAACAACTACATATCAGTCAACCGACAAAGACACAATTAAAACAATTGAGTAGTGAACAACAAGCGCAAATGACAAATCCAGAATCACAGACTCCTTCGATTAGCGACAATGCAAAATCATTAACGGTTCAGTTACCCGAAGACGTAAAACAACAAATGACGGTGACGCTCAGCCAACAAACAAACATGAACTTGCAATGGAGTTTAAAGTGTTTAGAAGAAGTATCATGGAATTATGACAATGCGCTTTCAGCGTTTCAAGAATTTTACAAACGGGGAGAAGTACCAGCGGAagcatttaataaataa
- the LOC139997468 gene encoding LOW QUALITY PROTEIN: microtubule-associated serine/threonine-protein kinase 3-like (The sequence of the model RefSeq protein was modified relative to this genomic sequence to represent the inferred CDS: substituted 3 bases at 3 genomic stop codons), translated as MSFTDNPFVVSMYCSFETKKHLCLVMEYVEGGDCANFLKNISPLPPDMARFYFAETVLAVEYLHSYGIVHRDLKPDNLLITALGHIKLTDFGLSKMGLMSLATNLYEGYIDRDTRQFSDKQVFGIPEYITPEVILRQGYGKLVDWWSMGIILYEFLIGCVPFFGDTPEELCAHTVNDDVDXPDEDDWPVQPEAKDIITALLQQSPRDRLGTGGSHEVKEHRYFYGVNWNSLLRXKAEFVPRLINDEDTSYFDTRMDXRNHDISGDTDDNDDSPLFGSFSIYSPQSRKISQTRYIVSGLLLFVKVHPEESFAHTINDDIQ; from the exons ATGAGCTTTACAGACAATCCATTTGTAGTTTCTATGTACTGCAGCTTCGAGACAAAA AAGCACTTGTGCTTAGTAATGGAATATGTAGAGGGTGGAGATTGcgctaattttttaaaaaatatcagtcCATTGCCACCGGACATGGCAAGATTTTATTTCGCAGAAACCGTTTTAGCTGTTGAATATTTGCACAGTTACGGTATTGTTCATCGAGATTTGAAACCTGACAA TTTACTTATTACTGCCCTTGGTCACATTAAGCTTACTGACTTTGGTCTCAGTAAAATGGGTCTTATGTCCT TGGCGACAAATCTTTACGAAGGATACATAGATAGGGATACGAGACAATTTTCTGATAAACAAGTATTCGGCATACCTGAATACATCACCCCTGAAGTTATATTACGGCAGGGATATGGTAAACTTGTTGATTGGTGGTCAATGGGCATTATATTGTACGAATTTCTAATTGGCTGTGTACCATTTTTTGGTGATACTCCGGAAGAATTGTGTGCTCATACTGTTAAcg ATGATGTCGATTAGCCAGATGAGGATGATTGGCCTGTTCAGCCAGAAGCAAAAGATATTATAACAGCGTTGCTTCAACAAAGTCCTAGAGATCGTTTAGGCACTGGTGGATCTCATGAAGTAAAAGAGCACCGATATTTTTATGGAGTAAATTGGAATAGTTTACTCAGATAAAAGGCTGAATTCGTACCTCGATTAATCAATGACGAAGATACAAGCTACTTTGATA CTCGTATGGATTGACGTAACCACGATATAAGCGGCGATACTGATGACAACGATGACTCCCCTTTGTTCGGATCGTTCTCCATCTATTCTCCACAGTCTCGAAAAATATCTCAAACCCGCTATATTGTTTCCGGTTTATTGCTCTTTGTTAAAGTACATCCGGAAGAATCGTTTGCCCATACTATTAAcg ACGATATCCAATGA
- the LOC139997469 gene encoding microtubule-associated serine/threonine-protein kinase 2-like isoform X2, producing MDQNRNRPSRACLRSYGNSASVLVFDQAESEESACSTEAEVQKRPIPPKVESKEAPVRPVSGELSNLVRMRNSAIGKSAPSLSVHVRDFNIPRHAAKAAHRKSFIATTSPTLPRCHSPLSAFVPIVGSPLESTRMSSSRHFAFAPIKRGTTGTGDDRR from the exons atgGATCAGAACAGGAATAGACCAAGCAGAGCTTGTCTTCGTTCTTATGGCAATTCTGCCAGTGTACTCGTGTTTGATCAAGCTGAAAGCGAAGAATCTGCTTGCAGCACTGAAGCAGAAGTGCAAAAACGTCCAATTCCACCAAAAGTAGAGAGCAAGGAAGCTCCAGTTCGACCtg TTAGTGGAGAATTGTCAAATCTGGTTCGAATGAGGAATTCTGCAATTGGGAAGTCTGCGCCTTCGTTATCCGTTCACGTG CGTGATTTTAACATTCCCCGGCATGCTGCTAAAGCAGCTCATCGTAAATCTTTTATTGCAACAACGTCTCCAACTTTACCACGTTGTCATTCACCATTATCAG CATTTGTCCCGATTGTAGGCAGTCCTCTAGAGAGTACCAGGATGTCATCCAGTCGACATTTTGCTTTTGCTCCAATTAAAAG AGGTACCACAGGAACTGGAGATGACAGACGATGA
- the LOC141445726 gene encoding microtubule-associated serine/threonine-protein kinase 2-like: MRNSAIGKSAPSLSVHVRDFNIPRHAAKAAHRKSFIATTSPTLPRCHSPLSGSPLESTRMSSSRHFAFAPIKRIGRGTTGTGDDRR, translated from the exons ATGAGGAATTCTGCAATTGGGAAGTCTGCGCCTTCGTTATCCGTTCACGTG CGTGATTTTAACATTCCCCGGCATGCTGCTAAAGCAGCTCATCGTAAATCTTTTATTGCAACAACGTCTCCAACTTTACCACGTTGTCATTCACCATTATCAG GCAGTCCTCTAGAGAGTACCAGGATGTCATCCAGTCGACATTTTGCTTTTGCTCCAATTAAAAG aattggTAGAGGTACCACAGGAACTGGAGATGACAGACGATGA
- the LOC139997469 gene encoding microtubule-associated serine/threonine-protein kinase 2-like isoform X3 produces the protein MDQNRNRPSRACLRSYGNSASVLVFDQAESEESACSTEAEVQKRPIPPKVESKEAPVRPVSGELSNLVRMRNSAIGKSAPSLSVHVRDFNIPRHAAKAAHRKSFIATTSPTLPRCHSPLSGSPLESTRMSSSRHFAFAPIKRIGRGTTGTGDDRR, from the exons atgGATCAGAACAGGAATAGACCAAGCAGAGCTTGTCTTCGTTCTTATGGCAATTCTGCCAGTGTACTCGTGTTTGATCAAGCTGAAAGCGAAGAATCTGCTTGCAGCACTGAAGCAGAAGTGCAAAAACGTCCAATTCCACCAAAAGTAGAGAGCAAGGAAGCTCCAGTTCGACCtg TTAGTGGAGAATTGTCAAATCTGGTTCGAATGAGGAATTCTGCAATTGGGAAGTCTGCGCCTTCGTTATCCGTTCACGTG CGTGATTTTAACATTCCCCGGCATGCTGCTAAAGCAGCTCATCGTAAATCTTTTATTGCAACAACGTCTCCAACTTTACCACGTTGTCATTCACCATTATCAG GCAGTCCTCTAGAGAGTACCAGGATGTCATCCAGTCGACATTTTGCTTTTGCTCCAATTAAAAG aattggTAGAGGTACCACAGGAACTGGAGATGACAGACGATGA